In Ignatzschineria sp. RMDPL8A, the sequence AGTTGGAGCCGAATTGGAACGCCATTACGACACCGGAGACTACACCCATTCCGAAGGCTACTGCAAAAAATTTCACCCAGAAATTATAGATATCCATATAGACCTGTTTTTTGGTCTTCAACCACAGTCCCTCTAGGGTAACAAGCCACATACCTAGACCGATTGTGATTGCTGGAAACAGGATATGGAATGAGACAGTAAACGCGAATTGGATACGCGCTAATAGGATTGCACTCATCGTATAAACACCATTTGTTATCAATCAAAAGACATAAATCAGCTACATATTCACTACTGATTATTCACCTATACTGTTTTGCGTCTGAATCAATTCATATACAAAACGGCACGGTTACTATATTAACAGATCTTCATCTACGACAATAATACCTTTATCTTAGAGGTGCTATAACAGTTTGGTATAGCTATATAAAATAGAGTAAAATTAATTAAGAAAGATCGTCAACGAACGATAAGGATAGTCAAGAATAAAAATAATAGGACTTTTTTTGGGGAAATTGAGGTATTAATTAATGGAAAATAGACAACTGCACTACTTTGTTGCCATCGCAGAATTAGGAAGCGTTGCCGCCGCATCAAGAACACTACATGTAGCGCAACCGGCATTAACCCGGCAGATTCAGAATTTAGAATCGCTCTTAGATGTGGAACTTTTCCATCGCCATTCGCGAGGTATGGAATTGACGCAAGCGGGGAAACAATTCTACCACGATGCAATCCGTATTATTCGCTCCATCGAGCGGGCAAAATCGCAAGCCGTGAAAGCCAATCAAGGGGACATCGGCTATCTTAAAATTGGGATTACGCCACAACATTTGTGGCTCACTGAAGTGCAACAACATCTAAGCGAGTTTCGTAAACAAAATCCCGATATTGCACTCAATATCTGTACCATGCATTCGCGTAAACAGATTATGGCGCTCCGCAATGGGGAGATTGATGCCGGCATTATGTTTATGCGCCCACAGGATGATAACGAATTTGGCGGTCGTTTTCTCTATCGTGAAACGATGCTGCTCGCGATCAATAAAGATTCGCGCTTTGCCCAACATCCACCCGAGCACCTCCATGAGCTCGCCGACGAACCCTTTGTTTGGTCGCCGGAAAGCCACGCCTTTGATCTTTATAAAATGGTGATCGATGAATTGCGTCGCCATGATTTTACCCCAACCATCGATCATGAAGGTTGCGACTATAACTCGATGCTAAGCCTCGTCTCTGCTGGCCCGGGCTACACCTTTGTACCTGCGGTGACCAAATACCTCAAAGTCTATAACGTGATGATGCATGAACTCCCTGAACTTAACGTTACCCTCGATCTCGAACTTGTGTGGCGTAAAGAGAATCAAAATCCGTGTCTCTCCCATTTTATTAAAAACTATAATCCGCAGATGACCCGCCTCACCTAACCTCATGAATCTAGATTAAAATATCAATAAAAAATCTCAATAAACATTAATATAAATTAAGATCTCAATGGCTTTGTTATCATTCTGAGACCTTAATCGTTATACTATAAAGATCGATTGAGCATTCGTTTGCTTAAAATGTATCCAACACAACTATAGGAGATTTTATGAGCACTATCCAGATTCAATCCCCTGCAAAATATATCCAAGGCCCCTACGAGATTACCAATCTCCCTACCTATTGCGAAGCCTACAGCGATCAAGAAGTGTTTGTTTTGATCGATTCATTTATCCTCAAAACCTACGGCGATACCATCAAGGAGAGCTTTAAAGACTCCACGCTCACACTCACCCTTGAAGAGTTTCAAGGTGAATGCAGTTATAACGAAATCCGTCGCGTACAAGCGATCGCTGAAAAGGGCAATTCCGGGGTCATTGTCGGTATTGGGGGCGGAAAGACCCTCGATGCGGCAAAATCCGTAGCATTTTATCTCAAAAAACCGATGATTATTGTGCCAACAGCCGCCTCAACCGATGCGCCCACAAGTGCAGTCGCGGTGATCTATACCGATAGCGGTGAAGTGGAAGATTATCTCTTCTTACCAGAAAACCCGAACGTTG encodes:
- a CDS encoding LysR family transcriptional regulator — encoded protein: MENRQLHYFVAIAELGSVAAASRTLHVAQPALTRQIQNLESLLDVELFHRHSRGMELTQAGKQFYHDAIRIIRSIERAKSQAVKANQGDIGYLKIGITPQHLWLTEVQQHLSEFRKQNPDIALNICTMHSRKQIMALRNGEIDAGIMFMRPQDDNEFGGRFLYRETMLLAINKDSRFAQHPPEHLHELADEPFVWSPESHAFDLYKMVIDELRRHDFTPTIDHEGCDYNSMLSLVSAGPGYTFVPAVTKYLKVYNVMMHELPELNVTLDLELVWRKENQNPCLSHFIKNYNPQMTRLT